From the genome of Haloplanus sp. XH21, one region includes:
- a CDS encoding helix-turn-helix transcriptional regulator, with product MSTDLGTAEEMESRELIHFVTQQTRFSLINNILQNPKQLPSMYELEKLNPSVSDATVYKHIQKLIDAGIVKEAALDDDQRRQGYPWKFYGLTEEGREFLEEHNLLAAEETLQQIYETISDKPEKMIKYENAPRPGDE from the coding sequence ATGAGCACCGACCTTGGGACTGCTGAGGAGATGGAGTCTCGCGAACTGATCCACTTCGTCACCCAGCAGACGCGATTCTCTCTCATCAACAACATACTCCAGAACCCCAAGCAGCTGCCCTCGATGTACGAGCTCGAGAAGCTCAACCCCAGTGTGAGCGACGCGACCGTCTACAAGCATATCCAGAAGCTGATCGACGCTGGCATCGTCAAGGAGGCCGCCCTAGATGACGACCAGCGCCGCCAGGGGTACCCCTGGAAGTTCTACGGGCTTACGGAGGAGGGTCGCGAATTCCTGGAGGAGCACAATCTGCTCGCCGCCGAGGAGACGCTCCAGCAGATCTACGAGACCATCTCGGACAAGCCCGAGAAGATGATTAAATACGAGAACGCGCCGCGCCCAGGTGATGAATAA
- a CDS encoding DUF502 domain-containing protein produces MPGRFTTWRGDAASGLVVLAPLLVIAYVVIWIYSVLASFPVLNAVQPPIVRVAIVLAGFAGLVLVTGSLMRTTTGTIVEATLDTLVNRIPGLRIVYNASKMGIETVVDGTDHLRTPVRVETWPGMYMTGFKTGNRASDGRDVVFIPTAPNITTGFVVELETEDVTELDESVEDALIRIISCGFGEAPQPDALNEEDRPPNSPSPTTTD; encoded by the coding sequence ATGCCTGGCCGATTCACAACGTGGCGAGGAGATGCAGCGAGTGGTCTCGTTGTTCTTGCTCCGCTTCTCGTCATAGCGTATGTTGTCATATGGATATACAGTGTGCTTGCTAGTTTCCCGGTATTGAATGCTGTGCAGCCACCAATCGTTCGCGTCGCAATCGTTCTCGCCGGGTTCGCTGGGCTCGTCTTGGTCACCGGCTCATTAATGCGGACGACGACTGGAACAATCGTTGAAGCCACACTGGATACGCTCGTGAATCGTATCCCTGGATTGCGAATCGTCTATAACGCCTCGAAAATGGGAATCGAGACGGTTGTTGACGGCACTGACCACCTACGCACGCCAGTGCGAGTTGAAACGTGGCCCGGGATGTATATGACTGGATTCAAGACTGGAAATCGTGCGTCGGATGGACGTGATGTAGTGTTCATTCCGACGGCACCGAACATCACAACAGGGTTTGTCGTTGAACTTGAGACGGAGGACGTAACAGAACTCGATGAATCCGTTGAGGATGCCCTCATCCGCATTATTAGTTGCGGGTTTGGAGAAGCCCCACAACCGGATGCTCTAAATGAAGAAGACCGACCACCGAACTCACCGTCACCTACGACAACTGATTAA
- a CDS encoding tubulin/FtsZ family protein, which produces MKLGVVGLGQAGGKIVDALLEYDQRTNSHIVHDALAVNTATADLNALEHVPADARVLIGQSQVGGQGVGGDNELGATITTEDITEIQHVIDTIPVHEIDAFLLVAALGGGTGSGALPVVGRHLKQLYTEPVYGLGILPSTNEGGLYSLNAARSSQTAVRELDNLLVFDNDAHRQANESLTGGYTAINRELATRLGVLFGAGDIDMGTANPESVVDASEIINTLKGGGVSTLGYASQPLDEENGAESAGLLSRFTSGSSPDSAGGTNRITSLVRRATLGRLTLPVEPANVSIDRGLVIVAGPSDSLTRKGIERGRTWVEEQTGCLSIRGGDYPLPESNTVAVVVLFSGISGADRLRELRSVGSEAQTTNSERAGSSDRHLESILGDDADELDSLF; this is translated from the coding sequence ATGAAACTCGGCGTCGTCGGTCTCGGCCAAGCGGGTGGGAAAATCGTTGATGCCCTCCTTGAGTACGATCAGCGAACGAACAGCCACATCGTCCATGATGCACTCGCGGTCAACACAGCAACGGCTGATCTCAACGCACTCGAGCACGTTCCAGCGGACGCACGGGTACTCATCGGGCAGTCACAGGTCGGCGGGCAGGGTGTCGGTGGCGATAATGAGCTTGGTGCCACAATCACCACCGAAGATATCACCGAGATCCAGCACGTCATCGACACGATTCCTGTCCATGAAATCGATGCGTTTCTCCTCGTCGCTGCCCTCGGTGGAGGGACGGGAAGTGGTGCCCTTCCCGTCGTCGGCCGGCACCTCAAGCAGCTGTATACTGAGCCGGTTTATGGGCTCGGCATTCTCCCGAGCACCAATGAAGGCGGGCTCTATTCACTCAATGCCGCTCGCTCCTCACAGACTGCTGTCCGGGAACTGGACAACCTCCTTGTCTTCGATAACGACGCCCATCGACAGGCAAACGAGTCACTGACGGGCGGATACACAGCGATCAATCGAGAGCTCGCGACTCGCCTTGGCGTCCTCTTCGGAGCGGGTGACATTGACATGGGAACCGCGAATCCAGAAAGTGTCGTCGATGCAAGCGAAATCATAAACACTCTCAAGGGCGGTGGTGTCTCCACACTCGGATATGCCTCCCAGCCACTCGACGAGGAGAACGGTGCTGAGTCGGCAGGCCTCCTCTCCCGATTTACGAGTGGGTCTTCCCCGGATTCAGCTGGGGGAACGAATCGGATAACAAGTCTCGTTCGCCGTGCAACCCTTGGCCGTCTCACCCTCCCAGTCGAACCCGCCAACGTCTCGATCGACCGCGGCCTCGTTATCGTCGCCGGTCCCAGTGACAGTCTCACCCGTAAAGGAATCGAACGTGGGCGAACATGGGTAGAAGAGCAAACCGGGTGTCTTTCGATACGTGGCGGTGATTACCCACTTCCAGAGTCGAACACGGTCGCAGTCGTTGTTCTGTTTTCTGGTATATCAGGTGCTGATCGACTTCGAGAATTGCGATCAGTCGGAAGTGAAGCACAGACCACGAATTCGGAGAGGGCTGGGTCCTCGGATCGCCATCTCGAATCGATTCTTGGAGATGATGCGGACGAACTCGACTCGCTTTTTTAA
- a CDS encoding ArdC-like ssDNA-binding domain-containing protein produces the protein MHSTIEQWIDDLVAGVDDAQASEEFQEWLDVQSRFHDYSYRNTLLIKRQCPEATRVAGYRTWQEEFDRHVKEGESAIWIWAPIITTQCPECENSPSYHEDSDCEYDETPPEEWSEGLVGFKPAPVFDVSQTEGEPLPDLDTEATGDAGDLVEQLTAAADDLGVTVRIVPEEEWTHGEAKGICEQLSLVDVQPLVEVRDRENEADLARTLIHEYAHALLHFDVDDDTERSKREVEAEAVAYIVGRYFDLDTSGSAFYLAAWQDDDAENIQERLGRISSTAQEIIGTVTEG, from the coding sequence ATGCACAGCACCATCGAACAGTGGATCGACGATCTCGTCGCCGGCGTCGACGACGCGCAGGCCAGCGAAGAGTTCCAGGAGTGGCTCGACGTCCAGAGTCGCTTCCACGACTACTCGTATCGGAACACGCTCCTCATCAAGCGGCAGTGTCCCGAGGCGACCCGGGTGGCGGGCTACCGGACGTGGCAGGAGGAGTTCGACCGCCACGTCAAGGAGGGCGAGTCGGCCATCTGGATCTGGGCGCCGATCATCACCACGCAGTGTCCGGAGTGCGAAAACTCGCCGAGCTACCACGAAGACAGTGACTGTGAGTACGACGAGACGCCGCCCGAGGAGTGGTCCGAGGGCCTCGTCGGGTTCAAGCCTGCGCCAGTGTTCGACGTCTCCCAGACCGAGGGCGAGCCGCTTCCCGACCTCGACACGGAAGCGACCGGCGACGCCGGCGACCTCGTCGAACAGCTAACTGCCGCCGCTGACGACCTCGGCGTGACGGTGCGAATCGTTCCCGAAGAGGAGTGGACCCACGGCGAGGCGAAGGGCATCTGCGAGCAGCTGAGCCTCGTCGACGTTCAGCCGCTCGTCGAGGTGCGTGATCGGGAGAATGAGGCCGACCTCGCGCGGACGCTGATTCACGAGTACGCACACGCCCTGCTCCACTTCGACGTCGACGACGATACGGAGCGGTCGAAACGCGAGGTCGAAGCGGAAGCTGTCGCATACATTGTCGGACGGTATTTCGACCTAGATACGAGCGGATCAGCGTTCTATCTTGCCGCGTGGCAGGACGACGATGCGGAGAACATTCAGGAACGTCTCGGCCGGATCAGTTCGACCGCTCAGGAGATAATCGGGACGGTCACCGAGGGCTGA
- a CDS encoding DUF7577 domain-containing protein encodes MLTELVRSVRQWMSAITVSDETKIALVAIGVLLVFGYFFVLPRLRRRRHSHPAIAVKARKVQQDTSKADDWVVVCQNCGARNPVGYRYCHNCINRLPSTVRRSWDDDRMSDQ; translated from the coding sequence ATGCTGACTGAACTCGTTCGTTCTGTTCGCCAATGGATGTCCGCAATCACGGTCTCGGATGAAACCAAAATCGCCCTTGTTGCGATCGGTGTACTGCTCGTCTTCGGGTATTTCTTCGTACTCCCCCGTCTACGACGTCGCCGCCATTCCCATCCTGCTATCGCGGTCAAAGCACGGAAGGTGCAACAGGATACCTCAAAAGCAGATGACTGGGTTGTTGTCTGCCAAAACTGTGGCGCACGGAATCCCGTCGGATATCGATACTGCCACAATTGTATCAACCGGTTACCTTCGACGGTTCGGAGATCCTGGGACGATGATCGAATGTCTGACCAGTGA
- a CDS encoding putative sulfate exporter family transporter, with amino-acid sequence MDWAFDVLDWPAAAGFAHSEVAGQWATLTKLTRNAMIGVVALSDSFYYTRQNLDSEASIGQVWGDFPKFLIGFLLLAPLANLGNLPSAVIDSLSRASDLLFLLAFAGLGFEIQFDEMRDTGIVPIVVVGSYLVISSIIAYSLVQLLF; translated from the coding sequence GTGGATTGGGCTTTCGATGTTCTCGACTGGCCCGCTGCTGCTGGGTTCGCACACTCCGAGGTCGCCGGGCAGTGGGCGACGCTCACGAAGCTTACCCGAAACGCCATGATTGGTGTTGTTGCCCTGTCAGACTCGTTCTACTATACGAGACAAAATCTCGATTCAGAGGCATCGATCGGACAGGTCTGGGGGGACTTTCCAAAGTTCCTCATCGGCTTTTTGCTGCTTGCCCCCCTGGCGAACTTGGGGAACCTACCGAGTGCCGTTATTGATTCGCTCTCGCGAGCGTCCGACTTACTGTTTTTGCTCGCGTTCGCGGGACTTGGATTCGAGATTCAATTCGATGAGATGCGGGATACTGGAATTGTCCCGATTGTCGTCGTCGGATCGTATCTCGTCATTTCAAGCATCATTGCGTACTCTCTAGTGCAGCTTCTTTTCTGA
- a CDS encoding ArsR/SmtB family transcription factor: MSKEWEPENVFDVLGSEVARQILALASLKPLSATELAEHCGVSEPTIYRRIHALQEYDMLDEQMELDDEGHHYKRFRTSLKEARFQVDEGQFDIDIQLKKDYSDKFTDFWNDLEKGATEVSNDTNADSRHRDSSSSDLSGG, encoded by the coding sequence GTGAGCAAAGAATGGGAGCCAGAGAACGTGTTCGACGTCCTCGGGAGCGAGGTTGCTCGGCAAATTCTTGCGTTAGCCAGCCTCAAACCCCTGTCAGCCACCGAACTCGCCGAACACTGTGGGGTCTCGGAGCCAACGATTTATCGACGGATTCACGCGCTCCAGGAATACGATATGCTGGACGAACAGATGGAACTCGACGATGAGGGCCATCACTACAAACGATTCAGAACGAGTCTCAAGGAGGCACGGTTCCAGGTTGACGAAGGACAGTTCGATATCGATATCCAGCTCAAGAAAGACTACTCTGACAAGTTCACGGATTTCTGGAACGACCTCGAAAAGGGAGCGACAGAGGTCTCAAACGATACGAACGCAGACTCTCGTCACCGTGATAGTTCGTCGTCTGATCTCAGTGGTGGATAA
- a CDS encoding helix-turn-helix domain-containing protein, producing the protein MEYVDETAAKIMVAARPGDSIRRIAQKIDGSYSWVYDWIERLEDAGFIRREDGVYIEKYAVRDRYYDLIAAISRAVPPSIDDGYVIPQFAGMPFAYTKIDAVYVWTHGGYQIARGHDDYPIFIKVADQDVERWTAFFDEFGIPSRIEERPDATDYDATVSYVLFPTSGDITREWVDGNPVIPLDEAIEHMLEYRVNYEPALEMIADEYDRDIDASHEDPRLNA; encoded by the coding sequence ATGGAGTATGTCGACGAGACCGCGGCGAAGATCATGGTCGCGGCCCGGCCGGGCGACTCGATCCGTCGAATCGCCCAGAAGATCGACGGCTCCTACTCGTGGGTCTACGACTGGATCGAGCGGTTGGAGGACGCAGGCTTCATCCGGCGTGAGGACGGCGTCTACATCGAGAAGTACGCTGTCAGGGATCGCTACTACGATCTCATCGCAGCTATCTCTCGCGCTGTTCCTCCCTCGATCGACGACGGCTACGTCATTCCGCAGTTTGCCGGGATGCCCTTTGCGTACACGAAAATTGACGCCGTCTACGTCTGGACCCACGGCGGCTATCAGATCGCCCGCGGCCACGATGACTATCCGATCTTCATCAAAGTCGCCGACCAGGACGTCGAACGGTGGACGGCGTTCTTCGACGAGTTCGGCATTCCGAGCCGGATCGAAGAGCGGCCGGATGCAACCGACTACGATGCGACTGTCTCGTACGTGTTGTTCCCGACGAGTGGGGACATCACTCGCGAGTGGGTCGACGGCAATCCGGTCATTCCGTTGGATGAGGCAATCGAGCACATGTTGGAGTACCGGGTGAACTACGAGCCAGCGTTGGAGATGATCGCCGACGAGTACGACCGCGATATCGACGCGTCCCACGAGGATCCGCGTTTGAACGCATGA
- a CDS encoding M48 family metallopeptidase — MAFVGAILAAFYLVAVAVAMVVFGQGILPIAIVGSLLLIGIQYKIGKWAALRSVGAEDLSETQYSQIHQFVEQVCRDKNMKKPSLKIASMGVPNAFAVGRRGNGTVVISRELIQLLDRDELEGVIAHEIAHIDNRDVITMQLGQGIASIVAIVAQFAVLFTGDNDLADFFLAIVVGNIVQFVVMIFVLAISRYREYVADADARRAIGSGDPLARALEKIDQGNQQARESARNAQRSRGRARGDRRRDANIDQQVSALCISSPDRGFLQRIVSTHPPMEKRIERLRS; from the coding sequence ATGGCATTCGTCGGTGCTATCCTCGCAGCGTTCTATCTCGTCGCTGTTGCTGTCGCGATGGTGGTGTTCGGCCAGGGAATCCTCCCGATCGCCATCGTCGGCAGTCTCCTCCTCATCGGCATCCAGTACAAAATCGGGAAGTGGGCTGCCTTACGAAGCGTCGGTGCCGAGGACCTCTCCGAGACCCAGTACTCGCAGATTCACCAGTTCGTCGAGCAGGTCTGCCGCGACAAGAATATGAAGAAACCGTCGCTGAAGATCGCCAGCATGGGCGTACCGAACGCGTTTGCGGTTGGCCGTCGCGGCAACGGTACCGTCGTCATCTCTCGGGAACTCATCCAGCTGCTCGACCGCGACGAACTAGAGGGCGTCATCGCCCACGAAATCGCCCACATCGACAACCGCGACGTCATCACGATGCAACTCGGACAGGGCATCGCCTCGATCGTGGCGATCGTCGCGCAGTTCGCTGTCCTGTTCACGGGCGACAACGACCTCGCAGACTTCTTCCTCGCCATCGTCGTCGGCAACATCGTCCAGTTCGTTGTGATGATCTTCGTGCTCGCCATCTCTCGGTACCGCGAGTACGTCGCCGACGCCGACGCGAGACGTGCCATCGGCTCCGGCGACCCGCTCGCCCGTGCCCTTGAGAAAATCGATCAGGGTAACCAGCAAGCCCGCGAGTCAGCCCGGAATGCCCAGCGAAGTCGTGGCCGCGCCCGCGGTGACCGGCGCCGCGACGCGAACATCGACCAGCAGGTGAGCGCACTCTGTATCTCCAGTCCCGACCGTGGCTTCCTCCAGCGGATCGTCTCGACGCACCCGCCAATGGAGAAGCGCATCGAACGGCTTCGCTCGTAG
- a CDS encoding MarR family transcriptional regulator: MLRRIELEVLATVDRGDTISELATKLDHSESYLSRAVADLVEKGLVYTERDGRRKRVIPSDARAVELYRDLVRQHSHIDFPELLTSKALEVLYYLDQPRTVSEIAGRSDNYRNTVNRVLKRFRDRGLVGTADGRYDFNADFDHLYEFARELAHHLHRQRLEAVAPKGTILWEDYDEFLAQAETEIEAEGFHETGLARFAAFDLQFLLTGHRYYVYSEDLDAVAPAELCCHTLLIDDGSRHRSYCLLLLSHVDVDEEDLREQAAKYDLKDEIDALLRYLETHGEVDDDRLPEWDEFQELAADYEV, from the coding sequence GTGCTCCGGCGCATCGAGCTTGAGGTCCTCGCCACGGTCGACCGCGGCGACACGATCTCCGAGCTCGCGACGAAGCTTGACCACAGCGAGAGTTACCTCTCTCGTGCCGTCGCCGACCTCGTCGAGAAGGGACTCGTCTACACGGAACGCGACGGCCGCCGAAAACGAGTCATCCCGTCAGATGCTCGCGCCGTCGAACTCTACCGGGACCTCGTCCGTCAGCACTCCCACATCGACTTCCCCGAACTGCTGACCAGCAAGGCACTCGAGGTGCTGTACTACCTCGACCAGCCGCGAACCGTCTCCGAGATCGCCGGCCGGAGCGACAACTACCGCAACACGGTCAACCGCGTCCTCAAGCGGTTTCGTGACCGTGGTCTCGTCGGGACGGCCGACGGCCGCTATGACTTCAACGCCGATTTCGACCACCTCTACGAGTTCGCCCGGGAACTCGCACACCATCTGCATCGTCAACGCCTCGAAGCCGTCGCCCCGAAGGGCACGATTCTCTGGGAGGACTACGATGAATTCCTCGCGCAGGCCGAGACGGAGATCGAGGCAGAGGGATTCCACGAAACCGGCCTCGCTCGATTCGCGGCCTTCGACCTCCAGTTCCTGCTCACCGGCCATCGCTACTACGTCTACTCCGAGGATCTCGACGCAGTCGCGCCGGCGGAGCTCTGCTGTCACACGCTACTGATCGACGACGGCAGCCGTCACCGTTCGTACTGCCTCCTCCTGCTCAGCCACGTCGATGTCGATGAGGAGGACCTCCGAGAGCAGGCAGCGAAGTATGACCTCAAAGACGAAATCGACGCCTTGCTGCGCTACCTCGAGACGCACGGCGAGGTCGACGACGACCGTCTTCCGGAGTGGGACGAGTTTCAGGAGTTGGCGGCTGATTACGAAGTCTGA
- a CDS encoding Cdc6/Cdc18 family protein: MDEEVESPGTSQATFGNGSDPADSSQEATNGDGGGISIRDRLQTESSGGVFANKDLVRSDTIIDEDRIVGRDDQLGRVVDNLKPILQNEGIPDMLLSGPSGTGKSLIIHAVCKQIVELCESQGKTFGVISINCEGPKTADRAVYRLVKAAADDLGVDPGVPQTGVSTDQKLERLYELMREYYDGVIFILDEIDMLEGPYQEAEYNSLIYQLSRARKLADFDGPISLTTITNYADFMKDLNSRAQSSYNPDDIFFDDYDANQLRSILRNRRDAFKPDSLADDVVPLVAAFGSQTHGDARKAIDLLRWAGELAERRGADTVTETDVREAQEKYTENRKLRHISGISTQKKLSIYAVAATANYAREHPEWIPAGPAFKTYQFIADTMDADQYSRETFVNHVTEQSTYGVLDFERRGKGRGRGVHMYFSLSEDPETIMETIREDSRFEDLAHEEATISAVVRERLKQFRSKN; this comes from the coding sequence ATGGATGAGGAGGTGGAGTCTCCTGGCACGTCACAAGCGACCTTCGGAAACGGATCAGATCCCGCCGATTCGTCTCAAGAAGCAACTAACGGCGACGGTGGCGGTATCTCAATTCGTGATCGGCTCCAAACCGAGTCGTCCGGTGGGGTATTCGCGAACAAAGACCTCGTCCGGTCAGATACCATCATCGACGAGGATCGTATCGTCGGTCGTGACGACCAGCTGGGCCGTGTCGTCGACAATCTAAAACCGATCCTCCAGAATGAGGGGATCCCCGATATGCTTCTGAGTGGTCCCTCTGGAACGGGGAAATCGCTCATCATTCATGCAGTCTGTAAACAGATCGTCGAACTGTGTGAATCCCAAGGCAAGACCTTCGGGGTCATTTCAATCAACTGCGAGGGGCCGAAGACCGCAGATCGGGCTGTCTATCGGTTAGTCAAAGCTGCTGCCGACGACCTTGGCGTTGATCCTGGTGTTCCCCAAACCGGTGTCTCAACGGATCAGAAGCTGGAGCGACTGTACGAACTGATGCGAGAGTATTACGACGGTGTCATCTTCATTCTCGATGAAATCGATATGCTCGAGGGACCGTATCAGGAGGCAGAGTACAATTCTCTCATCTACCAGCTTTCACGGGCTCGCAAACTCGCTGACTTTGATGGTCCCATCTCGCTCACGACGATCACGAACTACGCCGACTTTATGAAGGACCTCAACAGCCGCGCACAGAGTTCTTACAACCCTGACGATATCTTCTTCGACGATTACGATGCGAACCAACTCCGTAGTATTCTCCGCAACCGGCGGGACGCCTTCAAGCCAGACTCACTTGCAGATGACGTTGTTCCGCTTGTTGCTGCGTTCGGCTCCCAAACGCACGGGGATGCGCGGAAAGCGATTGATCTCCTCAGATGGGCTGGCGAATTAGCTGAGCGGCGTGGAGCTGACACAGTTACCGAGACTGATGTCCGTGAAGCCCAGGAGAAATACACCGAAAACCGCAAGCTCCGCCATATCAGCGGCATTTCAACTCAAAAGAAACTCTCTATCTACGCCGTGGCGGCGACGGCCAACTACGCAAGAGAACATCCTGAGTGGATCCCAGCTGGACCTGCGTTCAAGACGTACCAATTCATTGCTGATACGATGGACGCAGACCAGTACAGTCGCGAGACGTTCGTAAATCACGTCACAGAACAGAGTACGTACGGTGTGTTGGACTTCGAGCGTCGGGGCAAGGGGCGAGGCAGAGGAGTGCATATGTATTTCTCCCTCTCCGAGGATCCGGAAACGATCATGGAGACGATCCGTGAGGATTCCCGGTTCGAAGATCTAGCTCACGAAGAGGCGACTATCAGCGCGGTTGTCCGCGAACGGCTGAAGCAGTTCCGGAGTAAGAACTAA
- a CDS encoding DUF7521 family protein yields MAEPPEFWSFLVANSLLFIAGGSLTVLSYRAYLRIQQHSLRLAAGGFALITLGGLLDIIYQLGVRQDYNLGARESLALQTLDSLVITAGLVVIFYALSRY; encoded by the coding sequence ATGGCTGAGCCGCCGGAGTTCTGGAGTTTCCTCGTAGCCAATTCACTCCTGTTCATCGCCGGAGGAAGCTTGACCGTGCTCAGCTATCGAGCCTATCTTCGCATTCAACAACACAGCCTCCGCCTCGCAGCAGGAGGTTTCGCACTCATCACTCTCGGTGGCCTCCTCGACATCATCTATCAACTCGGTGTTCGGCAAGACTACAATCTTGGTGCCCGTGAATCGCTTGCGCTTCAAACGCTTGATAGCCTGGTTATTACTGCAGGACTTGTCGTTATTTTCTATGCCCTATCTCGGTACTGA
- the rdfA gene encoding rod-determining factor RdfA yields the protein MAEDTGGQSRKSNKVARLIAEYDLDESLGDELEQLWTAEDQQRKSLRDLADLFNQRLLESAMASAGISTVDGEISNLYRLLTADDVSSGMQTEARNRLERDGVDIEQLERDFVSYQAIRSYLTEYRDASYEHPSDSEQVENVLDSIRRLQSRLRSLTEGSLDRLRSTGRITLGEFRLFIDIDVLCEDCGEQYGVIDLLERGGCDCNDGT from the coding sequence ATGGCAGAGGATACGGGTGGACAATCAAGAAAGTCGAACAAGGTTGCGAGACTGATCGCTGAGTATGATCTTGATGAATCCCTTGGTGACGAACTCGAACAGCTCTGGACTGCCGAGGACCAACAGCGTAAGAGTCTCCGGGATCTTGCAGATCTCTTCAATCAGCGACTGCTCGAAAGTGCGATGGCCTCTGCAGGGATTTCTACCGTAGACGGAGAGATCTCCAATCTTTATCGGCTCCTCACCGCTGATGACGTGAGTAGTGGTATGCAGACCGAGGCTCGAAATCGTCTTGAACGGGATGGCGTCGATATCGAGCAACTCGAACGTGATTTCGTCTCGTATCAGGCGATTCGGTCGTACCTCACCGAATATCGGGATGCTTCGTATGAACACCCCTCCGATAGCGAGCAAGTGGAGAACGTTCTTGATTCTATTCGACGTCTCCAGTCCCGACTTCGGTCACTCACCGAGGGCAGCCTGGATCGACTCCGATCGACAGGACGAATCACGCTCGGCGAGTTCCGCTTGTTTATCGATATTGATGTCCTCTGTGAGGACTGTGGCGAACAGTACGGCGTCATCGACCTGCTCGAACGTGGCGGCTGTGATTGCAACGACGGGACATAG